In the Podarcis muralis chromosome 15, rPodMur119.hap1.1, whole genome shotgun sequence genome, GTTAACTTACAGAGACCTATTGATAgaagaaaataatattattaaaatTAGGCTTTATGAGGATCTCAAAACAAAATTAACAGGATGGTTGGAATACCACCAGttcaataatatatttttaaaggacaaacaacaacaacaatggcttcGAACATGTTAGATCAAGGATAGAAATGGATATAATACAAGGAGGTACAAAAACATTGTCTAGAATTTATGAGTTTCtgctggagtggcatacaaaggatgaagaaaTTAAAGAGGTCATGACAAAGTGGACAATTGACATAGGTTATAATATTGAATATGATAAATGGTTAAAGCTATGGAACATAGGATTAAAATTTACTGCTTGTGTGACCCAGaaggaaaatatattaaaaatgatgtataggtggtatcttACCACAGCCAGGTGAGCAAAGATGTATAGAATGAGAAataagaactgttggaaatgtgaaTTGAAGGAAGGAaactttttccacatgtggtggttaTATGAAAAAGTTAAAACCTTCTGGGAAAATATTTATAATGAGTTTAAAAAGTTTTTTAGATACACTttccaaaaaaaacaaaccacacagaGGCATTTTTGCTAGGTATGGTTGGAGATGATATAATAAAGAGTGACCAGAAACTGTTCCTTTATGCTACTACCGTGGCGAGAATACTACtcgcacagaaatggaagcaacatGAAATACCCACAGTTGAAGAATGGCAGCGGAAAGTCATGGAGTTCACAGAAATAGCAAAATTGACTGAAAAAATCAGAGAACAGGGTGACGAAGCATTCCAAAGAGACTGGATGAAATTTACAACATACATAGAAAAGAACTATACACAAATAAAGACTTCGCGGAACTGAAATAGACCTCATAATGTTTATTAAAAATCATTCATTTTGGATTTAAGAACACTGAAGATATACAACTGAAGGATATACATTTAATGAAATTTTGAATAGTATTATTCCATAGTATTAAGTACACATACAATGTAAACATGACAAATGCATAAATATAAAGAAAATATAGAGAAAtcagaagaaggagggagggaagtacaAACTTCTTTAGAGTTAAAGTATTAAGGTTAAAAGGAAAAcatatgtattatgtattatgaTGGTGAAATTTGTAAAAtctgtaaaaccaataaagatcattaaaaaaatactattttatttatttgtactttgattattgctttcattttatggatcaatggcctcgtAAATCCGGCATTGTAATGTGTCCAAAAGCTTGCTCTGGGCCAAGATTGGAATGGCATACCATAAAATATAAGCAGGTGCTACTACCTAAAGCGAATATTTGCAGAGAGGGAAGGCACGCCAattattctttctctttcccagacagcttcccagaagcatctcagCAGGAATTGTTGGGAAATGATCCTAGCCCATAAGGATCTTTGGGAAGACCTAGCAAGGCTCTCCTGGCATTCTAAGGGAAACCCAGTGGGATAAAGTTTATCCATGCAATATCTGATAAAGTGTCCCATATCCTTAATTGCTACATTTTCCGACCCAAAGTCCTCTGCTTCATCTGTTATTTGCTTTGGTGCTTTATTACACCCTTAAGTGTCTAAATGCAACTGATAAAAATGTTCCACATGCTTAGCTGACTGTCTTGCCCCATTCAAAATCCTTTCCTTTGCATAATTAAAGCTTTCACTCTGGGTTTATTTTACTGCCTTAACATATGTAAGACAAAAACATATCAATCTGACTTCCGACCACGTGATCTGGTGGGTGAAGCAGGTTTGTGCCATAGGCAATTGCCATGTCCCAGGCATCAATGAAGCCCACCTTCAGATCTCGAAAAATGTCCTTTAGCACAAGGTATTGGGCATAACCATGGAAGTTCCCAAATCGCTCCTGGTCTATTGACATCTCGCGGGTGTTCTCTGCTTTGATGATGACTTTTGTGTCTGGGCTCCTCACGAGAAGACGCTGGATGGCTGCCCGTATGTTAATCATTCTTCGAATGAAGAGCTCAATGGGGAAGGGGCGGAAGTGGTGGCCTAGGGAGACGGCAACCACCGTGTCTCCGTCGCCTGCCACGTTGTCAATCTCCCGAGCGATGTAGCTGTGATCTGCCGTCATGTATTCAAAGACGGTGACGAAAGGGTGGTTGTGCTTCTTCCACTGGATCTGGCTGTTTCTTTTCATGTCCAGAGCCATCATATTCTTCTGCTTACCCGTTCCATGGAGGTCAAAATACTGAAATGCTAATGCAGGAatagagggggtggggaatcaatacAAATCTTTGAAAACTATCCTCtgagaaattaatggactacttCTTGTGGGGAAAACTGCAGAATGACTAGCCTACTCTTGTTGATCTAATAGTGCTGTTCGTTTCAAAGAGAAATAGGCAAAGATTCCTGTGTCTGCTATGAGTTTTCTTCGTCCTCCCTGGTACACATGCTGTTTCCCTTACAGTGATTGCACCAGTTTCTCTCTGGAAGTAGCAGTTTAGTGGCTGCACCTTCACTACCAGGCAAAGGATGTTCAGCAGAGGGCAAACTTTCCCCTAAGACATCTTCATTGCTGTCATCTGCCAATTGGCTACAGAGTGGTAAGGAAGGAGAGCATCTGTGCACTCATCAGCCAAAGGAGATCAAAGCTCCCGGCAGGTAGGACTTTTCCTCTTCCAGAGAGAACTGAATGAGGAAGGATGGTGAGGTTACAGCCAAAAGTGCTGGGAGTTGACTCTTGCAAGCTGAATTCATTCAGAACTGGCTCCCGCTTCCTGCATAGTCTCAATGAGTGAACAAACAAATACATTCTACAAACCGTTTAAAACATTCACTCAACCAGTGATTTCAGCGAAGCCAGGAACAGTATCTTTGAGCCTGGATAAACAGGATTCTTTTTAAACTCctcatgttcacttgccccttgttcaatgtgccacgggcaaatttgttgggatcaatcattcagaaactagagggtaccccaccaaaattccaccttgcccaaatcttgcaggataaggatacccacaccaccctgaaagtggctaggttcctggtcgctgtccttacccaaaagcgacgccaaggagcgctacaagctaattaaggcgtagtatgccattccatcttatagtattttattgttatagtggtgttttagcggctgttttttcccacgtgcacaagctgttatttatgtgttgtttttacttgtatgggcctatggccgtaataaataaataaataaaaataaaaattaaactcCTCCAGAAAATCAATAATATTTTGTGCAAGCAAACAACTTTCCTAAAATAAAGTgctctaataaatgcatttttgtttatatTTCTTGGTTGGAGAACCGCACCATAAGATTCAAATAATGAAttccaaaggatagctgtgtttggaTTTATGAATTAGTTTGGAAAGCACAACTTTGGGCTTATTAcactttcctttgttctttccagGCAAGGTACTTCCTTTAAAGCTCTGTATCTGAgtgacctttttttgtttttgctttttggtccagagctttccccatgaaaacatgctctttaaagctcaattggaacAAATAGCAACAGAGTGCTGAAGAGTGGGGAAAGCTCATgggtaaaaacagaaacaaacaaacaaacaaaaaaccccactcagATACAGAGCTTTTAAGTGTTGACCTGGAAAGAGCAAGgcaaaaaggtaagtgtggataagcccttagacaAATGTTTCCCTGATCTCCATGTAGAACAGATTTCTGAAACATAAGAAAGACTGGGTGTTCAAAAGTTAGGGTACAGAAGCCTGAAACAAAGATACTTGTTACAGGCAACAATATTACATTGTGGTTGTCTCTAGGTAGGAAAACGCACATTGGATTTTATCTGTGATATACCGCATCCATTGTCTCAAAGTTGAATCTCCCAGGAGGTAAATAATCTTTCGTTTCAAACAACTTTTAATTCTCTTGAGGTTTCTGAAGCTGAGCACCTGGCAGAACACAGGATACCACTCCTTCTTCCAGACGAAGCCACTGGGAGATGGATAGCTCATTCCAGCCCCACATTTCCCCTCTGCCACAGTTGCCTTCTTGCCTGTCAAAAGGAAATGAGAAACAAGCAAATGCCAATGACTTATTGCATTCCTATGCCACTCTTCATTCTGGAAAGCgctttacaaacaataaatagcaacagaacatcacaaatacagcataaataaTATGAAATAATTAACACTTGCAATCTATGAAATACTCTTAAGGAAacagcactttaaaaataaactcaacgtcacaattacagcaaaggTCATATTACATGATTAACAAATCACTGCAGCATTTTCTAATCTATAAAGCATCATTAACGAAATATCAACAAATGAAATACACACTGCCCCCGCGACTCATAATCTTTCACTCTATTCAGTTCATTAAGATACACATAAGATACAGGGGACGcccgggttgtgaacgtgatccgtgcgggatcaCAGCCCCCCAGATCCCAGTGTGACTCCTGGTAGTtcgggctggcttcatcctccccaggctggatacctggaggtctccgcctacctcagccaatcgcccaatcccgcctggggaggcgttgccaggggattggccaggtaaggggagggactgtcctgcccacacaacagaaggtgaatcttacctgcgaagcAGCAGTCAGCTCCAGAGATGCTGCACCTACGGGAGTCCTTGGGCAGCAATGATTGTAGCAGTGTGAGGAAACCAGCATTGAAAGTGGTGAATGGATCTATAGTCTCTGGGCAATCAGTGGGGACCCCAAAGctccaggaaggagggaggaggaaaatagTTGGCAGAAGCAGCGGTgtagctagccgctcgggtgcctgtGAGGGGGtgtgtcctgcagccaggggcggggcAATCTGCCCATGGGGGGCGGAGCAAGTATCTCTTactctccactgcctccccctctgctgtagggcagctgagggagaggcagtaggcagacgcaagtcccacaCTGCCGTTTCAGCCACCATGTCACccctaaaaagttttgtgagtccaattttattttattttattttttcaaactcTTTTTGTCACACCCCCTCAGTGACGACACCTGGGGCAACCCGTaccccccgcaccccccttcctccaccactgggcaGAGACAACATTTTATAGCAGCCCATCAATTTGGCACCTGACAAACCATGTGCTAGTTCTGAAGCCACAGTCATTGAGCCAGTGGTTCTAGTCCCTACTCGAAACTGAACTCGCTGGGTAGCCTTGGGCCAGTTATTTCctcttagcctaatctacctcacagggttgtcatgtGGAGAAGAACGATCTACACCACTTTCAGCATATTGGAGGAAAGATGAGTTATAAATGTAGTGATAAATACATTTTCCAGGATGGAGCAAAACCAAAATTATTATAATTGTTTGGCCTCCTGCTTCCACTCCCAGatgtgttgaactacaactcccaatccccctcagccagcatggccagtggtcaggggtgctggTAGTTGTAGGACAACGatacctggggacccaaggttgagaaaggctgatctagagtaTATTGGGGGTGGAAGGCAGCACTGTGCTTGAATAATCCATAAATGCCTTTCAATCTTTTCTCAGACAGGTCCTTTATCCTTTGTCCCCTGGCAACCTACAGTTTTTGTTTTCATCTCTCTAAAAGAGCGCATTGTCATACGTTTGGGTAACACTGGTCAATACTTATATTCTGAAGTGTCTTCCAATTCTGAGCTATAACTGCTCATGAAGTCGAAAGGAAATGACCCAACTTTGTGATtgagagtggttggggaaacccatattgagagtggctggggggggtaTACATAATGAAATCATCACCGTCATCATCTAAATTTCCATCCAGAAACATATTTAACAGCACcaaccagatggtgccagagagcaaacaaagtttctatgcaatttttacataggttcccccccttttgttataacaattcaatttctgacttatttatagctttTTTCCccttgtgtgtagatccaccccgtATCATACCTTCTCCAACATATAGAAGAGAGGCTTTGTTTTCAATAAGATTTAAGTCTGTTAGGGAGGCAAAACCCCAGTATTTCTTTATTCCCTTCCCCAAACCCTTCTCTCTACTGCGGTTGTATATACTGTACGTATAAGCAGAAGTGATAAGACTTGCTACAGGAGCTTCCCCATTTTCCCAAGCAGAGATCACCAAAGCTGTGAAGAGAGAAAGTCCAACAGACCTTTACAGACTATGACCTGAAAGGTTCCAAAACACTGAGGGATGTTGCATCCAATGTTTGACCTTTAGGAGATAAAAATGGTAATTAGAAAAGCACGTTGGAACATATCAGTTTTCAGGAGTTTTTACTCCACTTAATTCTTTCATCCAACTAGACGCGCTCGGAAATGGAAGTCTTAGCTGAATGAACATTAATCTGATCCAGAAAGACAATTAATATGAAGTTACATCCTCATTGGATATAAATAGAAAATTGTCTTGAAATGGCCCTAGAATGACCCCAGAGTGTTTCAGATGTGGATGAAGTGAAGGTAATAGGGTGAACCTGgtaaaataaaaactgaaatgaaatcAGAGCATAGCTTGTCCTATTATTAGCTATTTTTAGGTGCTCCtgatatttttaatgtttaaagtattttaaaatacttgaaatgttattttattttagtaaCATTATTTTACTGCTCTGGTGTTTGCTGCCtttggctcctttgggaggaagggcagggctgAAATTTAAGAAATAGCCACCATCATAATTTGCCTACTTATTCAGATGCATTACCCTTCCTATACATTAGGCTCAAGGCATGTTACCTCAGCCATACGTACCTGAGATGGATTACTCTCCCTTCCCCCATGGACTACAGGTGGGTGGGGTGAAGAGATAAAAATTACAATCATCCGCAAATGCAGCAGAAATCAATCCTCACATTCCTACAAAACAACAGTACCTCTAGCATTTTGCCCTCCTCTGATCACTCCTGAAAAATCACTCTCGGGACACCACTCCCTGCCCCCATCTCCAGCTAGAAGTCAGGAGATTCTTTGCCTCATACAAAATAGTGGAGATATTTCCCACTTCAACATTTTATTTGTAACTGGAAATGTGTCTGGCTTAGTAGTCACCCGAAGTGTCTTTGTGGTGGCTTCTGGTATAAAGATTTGGAATAGTTATGTTTTTTCAAAGAACAGATAGTTTCATTATAAGCCGGGGGGAGGTGTGTGCTGCTGCAACCTTGGATTCAGAAGAATGAACTTCttgcctccttccccacccaaATTTAGGACTCTgccacactaataataataataataataataataattataaatataaatgttTTGTTATCAGTCAGGGATTTTGAAATATGACTTCTGCCATTTGAACAGATTTAATATAGAATcatatataattgtagagttggaaggaaccacgggGGTCATCTGGTTCAACaacctgcagtgcagaaatctcttcgcccaacatgggtctcgaacccacaaacctgagattaagagtctcatgcttaaAAGGATTAAGGGCCAAagagttcggatttgatatcccgctttatcactaccctaaggagtctcaaagtggctaacaatctcctttcccttcctcccccacaacaaacactctgtgaggtgaggctgagagacttcagagaagtgtgactagcccaaggtcacccaccagctgcatgtggaggagcggagacgtgaacccggttcaccacattacaagtctacccctcttaaccactacaccacacataggCATCTATGAAATCAGGATGTTAGATGAGATGTTAGCCTAGTCCACAAGACTCTTATAGTCTTCTCATGAGACCACAATGTACCTGTTTACTCATAGAGAGCAGATACACAGATCAGCACAGTCCCACAGGGGATGATTCACAAATAAGTAGCCAAATAAATACCTATTTAAAAGGCTGTGTTCCAAGTCTGTGAGATACGTGACCTTTTCATTGTAGGTTTTCAGGCGGATCAAAGCATCACATGGCACATTGTTTGGCTTCACACAGTAGAAGGCCTCTTGGTCTCGCTCATCAAGATACTCACACCGCTCTTTTACTCTTATATTATAACCACAGTCACTGGAGACAGTTGATGTTCCATTTAAAAATGTGCCTACGAAAGCTATTTTGCCGTAGCCCTTCTTCCTCGCAGCCCACAGTGCTGAAACTCCTTCGCTGGGGTGGATGAGCATAAGGGATACTTTAACATTGCCAGGCCAGAATAAAGTGAAATTGACCAGGTATGTCCCATTCCTGTAGTCTGTGATGCTCCCAGAAGCTCCAGCATTAAGACTGGAAGAGATGATCCTCGCTTGTAAGAAGTCTCCTCCGtattcttttctctttcccaAGTGGTTGTATAAATCCAGTTGAACCAGCAAGGGGTCTCCAACACAATAAAAACCCTTGTCGTTTAATAAGGTGGCCTCACTCTTCTGGGCACTTGTGGTGGTCATTATATCTGTGAAAGTGACGTTGGGCATCATCTGGTCCAGTTTTGCGATGATGCtttttacttcttcatccttgTTGGTCCACTCCATCCTATTACAGCTCGGGGTGTCACCTTTCACTGGTCCAATTGTGCTCCCGCCATCTTTGGTTGTTGAATGGTTCATAACAGATCCTGAATAT is a window encoding:
- the LOC114585862 gene encoding NXPE family member 1-like isoform X1: MNHSTTKDGGSTIGPVKGDTPSCNRMEWTNKDEEVKSIIAKLDQMMPNVTFTDIMTTTSAQKSEATLLNDKGFYCVGDPLLVQLDLYNHLGKRKEYGGDFLQARIISSSLNAGASGSITDYRNGTYLVNFTLFWPGNVKVSLMLIHPSEGVSALWAARKKGYGKIAFVGTFLNGTSTVSSDCGYNIRVKERCEYLDERDQEAFYCVKPNNVPCDALIRLKTYNEKVTYLTDLEHSLLNRSNIGCNIPQCFGTFQVIVCKGKKATVAEGKCGAGMSYPSPSGFVWKKEWYPVFCQVLSFRNLKRIKSCLKRKIIYLLGDSTLRQWMRYITDKIQSFQYFDLHGTGKQKNMMALDMKRNSQIQWKKHNHPFVTVFEYMTADHSYIAREIDNVAGDGDTVVAVSLGHHFRPFPIELFIRRMINIRAAIQRLLVRSPDTKVIIKAENTREMSIDQERFGNFHGYAQYLVLKDIFRDLKVGFIDAWDMAIAYGTNLLHPPDHVVGSQIDMFLSYIC
- the LOC114585862 gene encoding NXPE family member 1-like isoform X2, with the protein product MQKPFFCNRDRNEASWFLGSCAGINHRSQLHLPQNWDQGRNPHLMFYIKNKTCWPSKNVVYRKAFNWLIDLVRRLHLMLIVPGDPYRDIENAVGSNGFAFAPWLSPRNLLFSDKSELMAIHRKCDCHLLRFSTRPQFFPGENGRANRSVDYHTQMSPGAGGKDSSCYRCWSNIGCNIPQCFGTFQVIVCKGKKATVAEGKCGAGMSYPSPSGFVWKKEWYPVFCQVLSFRNLKRIKSCLKRKIIYLLGDSTLRQWMRYITDKIQSFQYFDLHGTGKQKNMMALDMKRNSQIQWKKHNHPFVTVFEYMTADHSYIAREIDNVAGDGDTVVAVSLGHHFRPFPIELFIRRMINIRAAIQRLLVRSPDTKVIIKAENTREMSIDQERFGNFHGYAQYLVLKDIFRDLKVGFIDAWDMAIAYGTNLLHPPDHVVGSQIDMFLSYIC